The Lates calcarifer isolate ASB-BC8 linkage group LG14, TLL_Latcal_v3, whole genome shotgun sequence genome has a segment encoding these proteins:
- the si:cabz01074946.1 gene encoding uncharacterized protein si:cabz01074946.1 isoform X1, with the protein MSRLLVLISCFQVVLAEPYAVISGYLGDNVTLPSRADRSWHLSKIEWSVFTNNTWIATYRNGKTNIERISQFKGRLSLNITSGDLMIHGLTKEDCMEYTVDLINTEKTSTVNKLRLQVKEHLQKPTITTLFSTPEKGGCWMGLHCSSPDRGVNFSWQVIPDTRAAFSMWDPSGNHGVFLAFLNTTSKLNFTCTSSRTMESTSSTVTPQCNAGDKPEPQLDCRDRCGLCFLLGGVIMGTCIIIVYIFREEIKAAWKYLSDKFCPSTIPS; encoded by the exons ATGAGCCGTCTACTGGTCCTCATTTCTTGCTTCCAAG TTGTACTAGCTGAACCCTATGCGGTCATCAGTGGATACCTTGGGGACAACGTTACCTTGCCCTCCAGAGCAGACCGATCGTGGCATCTTTCCAAAATTGAGTGGTCGGTATTCACCAACAACACTTGGATTGCCACCTATCGCAATGGGAAGACAAACATTGAGCGTATCAGTCAGTTTAAAGGGAGACTCAGTCTCAATATCACTTCAG GAGACTTGATGATCCATGGACTAACCAAAGAAGATTGCATGGAATACACTGTGGACCTCATCAATACAGAGAAAACCAGCACCGTAAACAAGCTCAGGCTCCAAGTCAAAG AACACCTTCAGAAACCGACCATAACAACACTCTTCAGCACGCCTGAAAAAGGAGGCTGTTGGATGGGGCTGCACTGCTCTTCTCCAGATAGAGGTGTTAACTTCTCCTGGCAGGTTATACCTGACACCAGGGCTGCCTTCAGTATGTGGGATCCTAGTGGAAACCATGGAGTTTTTCTAGCATTCCTCAACACCACCTCAAAGCTCAACTTCACCTGCACCTCCAGCAGAACTATGGAGAGCACCTCAAGTACTGTCACTCCACAGTGTAATG CAGGTGACAAGCCAGAACCGCAGCTTGATTGCAGGGACAGATGTGGTCTCTGTTTTTTACTTGGAGGTGTCATAATGGGAACTTGCATAATAATAGTTTACATTTtcagag AAGAAATCAAAGCTGCATGGAAATACCTTAGTG acaaatTTTGTCCGTCCACAATTCCATCATAA
- the si:cabz01074946.1 gene encoding uncharacterized protein si:cabz01074946.1 isoform X3, translated as MSRLLVLISCFQVVLAEPYAVISGYLGDNVTLPSRADRSWHLSKIEWSVFTNNTWIATYRNGKTNIERISQFKGRLSLNITSGDLMIHGLTKEDCMEYTVDLINTEKTSTVNKLRLQVKEHLQKPTITTLFSTPEKGGCWMGLHCSSPDRGVNFSWQVIPDTRAAFSMWDPSGNHGVFLAFLNTTSKLNFTCTSSRTMESTSSTVTPQCNAGDKPEPQLDCRDRCGLCFLLGGVIMGTCIIIVYIFRDKFCPSTIPS; from the exons ATGAGCCGTCTACTGGTCCTCATTTCTTGCTTCCAAG TTGTACTAGCTGAACCCTATGCGGTCATCAGTGGATACCTTGGGGACAACGTTACCTTGCCCTCCAGAGCAGACCGATCGTGGCATCTTTCCAAAATTGAGTGGTCGGTATTCACCAACAACACTTGGATTGCCACCTATCGCAATGGGAAGACAAACATTGAGCGTATCAGTCAGTTTAAAGGGAGACTCAGTCTCAATATCACTTCAG GAGACTTGATGATCCATGGACTAACCAAAGAAGATTGCATGGAATACACTGTGGACCTCATCAATACAGAGAAAACCAGCACCGTAAACAAGCTCAGGCTCCAAGTCAAAG AACACCTTCAGAAACCGACCATAACAACACTCTTCAGCACGCCTGAAAAAGGAGGCTGTTGGATGGGGCTGCACTGCTCTTCTCCAGATAGAGGTGTTAACTTCTCCTGGCAGGTTATACCTGACACCAGGGCTGCCTTCAGTATGTGGGATCCTAGTGGAAACCATGGAGTTTTTCTAGCATTCCTCAACACCACCTCAAAGCTCAACTTCACCTGCACCTCCAGCAGAACTATGGAGAGCACCTCAAGTACTGTCACTCCACAGTGTAATG CAGGTGACAAGCCAGAACCGCAGCTTGATTGCAGGGACAGATGTGGTCTCTGTTTTTTACTTGGAGGTGTCATAATGGGAACTTGCATAATAATAGTTTACATTTtcagag acaaatTTTGTCCGTCCACAATTCCATCATAA
- the si:cabz01074946.1 gene encoding uncharacterized protein si:cabz01074946.1 isoform X2 produces MSRLLVLISCFQVVLAEPYAVISGYLGDNVTLPSRADRSWHLSKIEWSVFTNNTWIATYRNGKTNIERISQFKGRLSLNITSGDLMIHGLTKEDCMEYTVDLINTEKTSTVNKLRLQVKEHLQKPTITTLFSTPEKGGCWMGLHCSSPDRGVNFSWQVIPDTRAAFSMWDPSGNHGVFLAFLNTTSKLNFTCTSSRTMESTSSTVTPQCNGDKPEPQLDCRDRCGLCFLLGGVIMGTCIIIVYIFREEIKAAWKYLSDKFCPSTIPS; encoded by the exons ATGAGCCGTCTACTGGTCCTCATTTCTTGCTTCCAAG TTGTACTAGCTGAACCCTATGCGGTCATCAGTGGATACCTTGGGGACAACGTTACCTTGCCCTCCAGAGCAGACCGATCGTGGCATCTTTCCAAAATTGAGTGGTCGGTATTCACCAACAACACTTGGATTGCCACCTATCGCAATGGGAAGACAAACATTGAGCGTATCAGTCAGTTTAAAGGGAGACTCAGTCTCAATATCACTTCAG GAGACTTGATGATCCATGGACTAACCAAAGAAGATTGCATGGAATACACTGTGGACCTCATCAATACAGAGAAAACCAGCACCGTAAACAAGCTCAGGCTCCAAGTCAAAG AACACCTTCAGAAACCGACCATAACAACACTCTTCAGCACGCCTGAAAAAGGAGGCTGTTGGATGGGGCTGCACTGCTCTTCTCCAGATAGAGGTGTTAACTTCTCCTGGCAGGTTATACCTGACACCAGGGCTGCCTTCAGTATGTGGGATCCTAGTGGAAACCATGGAGTTTTTCTAGCATTCCTCAACACCACCTCAAAGCTCAACTTCACCTGCACCTCCAGCAGAACTATGGAGAGCACCTCAAGTACTGTCACTCCACAGTGTAATG GTGACAAGCCAGAACCGCAGCTTGATTGCAGGGACAGATGTGGTCTCTGTTTTTTACTTGGAGGTGTCATAATGGGAACTTGCATAATAATAGTTTACATTTtcagag AAGAAATCAAAGCTGCATGGAAATACCTTAGTG acaaatTTTGTCCGTCCACAATTCCATCATAA
- the si:cabz01074946.1 gene encoding CD48 antigen isoform X4 has protein sequence MSRLLVLISCFQVVLAEPYAVISGYLGDNVTLPSRADRSWHLSKIEWSVFTNNTWIATYRNGKTNIERISQFKGRLSLNITSGDLMIHGLTKEDCMEYTVDLINTEKTSTVNKLRLQVKEHLQKPTITTLFSTPEKGGCWMGLHCSSPDRGVNFSWQVIPDTRAAFSMWDPSGNHGVFLAFLNTTSKLNFTCTSSRTMESTSSTVTPQCNGDKPEPQLDCRDRCGLCFLLGGVIMGTCIIIVYIFRDKFCPSTIPS, from the exons ATGAGCCGTCTACTGGTCCTCATTTCTTGCTTCCAAG TTGTACTAGCTGAACCCTATGCGGTCATCAGTGGATACCTTGGGGACAACGTTACCTTGCCCTCCAGAGCAGACCGATCGTGGCATCTTTCCAAAATTGAGTGGTCGGTATTCACCAACAACACTTGGATTGCCACCTATCGCAATGGGAAGACAAACATTGAGCGTATCAGTCAGTTTAAAGGGAGACTCAGTCTCAATATCACTTCAG GAGACTTGATGATCCATGGACTAACCAAAGAAGATTGCATGGAATACACTGTGGACCTCATCAATACAGAGAAAACCAGCACCGTAAACAAGCTCAGGCTCCAAGTCAAAG AACACCTTCAGAAACCGACCATAACAACACTCTTCAGCACGCCTGAAAAAGGAGGCTGTTGGATGGGGCTGCACTGCTCTTCTCCAGATAGAGGTGTTAACTTCTCCTGGCAGGTTATACCTGACACCAGGGCTGCCTTCAGTATGTGGGATCCTAGTGGAAACCATGGAGTTTTTCTAGCATTCCTCAACACCACCTCAAAGCTCAACTTCACCTGCACCTCCAGCAGAACTATGGAGAGCACCTCAAGTACTGTCACTCCACAGTGTAATG GTGACAAGCCAGAACCGCAGCTTGATTGCAGGGACAGATGTGGTCTCTGTTTTTTACTTGGAGGTGTCATAATGGGAACTTGCATAATAATAGTTTACATTTtcagag acaaatTTTGTCCGTCCACAATTCCATCATAA
- the LOC108890847 gene encoding LOW QUALITY PROTEIN: vang-like protein 2 (The sequence of the model RefSeq protein was modified relative to this genomic sequence to represent the inferred CDS: deleted 1 base in 1 codon), whose translation MDNDSIYSGYSFKSSHSRSSRKHRERRDRHRTKNRDGSIRGDKSVTIQAPGEPLLDAESTRGDDRDDNWGETTTVVTGTSVDSISNEDLTRITKDLEDSSPLECRRYLGLVLAAVLGLFALVTPLAFLALPQLLWRDTLDPCGTPCEGLYISLAFKLLILLISTWALFLRPPRATLPRFFIFRCLLLALVFLFVASYWLFYGVRVLEPRETDYRGIVGYAASLVDALLFIQYLALVLLEVRHLQPAFCLKVVRTTDGASHFYNVGHLSIQRAAVWVLEQYYSDFPVYNPALLNLPKSILTKKMSAFKVYNLGEENSTNNSTGQSRAMIAATARRRDNSHNEYYYEEAEMERRVRKRKARLLVSVEEAFTHIKRQQEEEAAASSPKHPREVMDPREAAQAIFAPMARAMQKYLRATRQQSYHSMESIINHLQFCITHNMTPKAFLERYLSPGPTLQYLDNGRGRQWTLVSEEPVTASLREGQVFTLKRLDFSLVATVTPLPFLRLGEEFIDPKSHKFVMKLQSETSV comes from the exons ATGGACAACGACTCGATATACTCGGGCTACTCCTTCAAGTCGTCCCACTCACGAAGCTCCCGCAAACACAG agagaggagggacaggCATCGCACAAAGAATCGTGACGGCAGCATCCGCGGAGACAAATCAGTGACCATCCAGGCTCCTGGAGAGCCGCTGCTGGATGCTGAGTCCACCAGAGGAGACGACAGG GATGACAACTGGGGCGAGACCACCACGGTGGTCACCGGCACCTCCGTGGACAGCATCTCCAACGAGGACCTGACGCGGATCACCAAGGACCTAGAGGACTCCTCGCCGCTGGAGTGTCGCCGTTACCTCGGCCTGGTG TTGGCTGCCGTCCTGGGGCTCTTCGCTCTGGTCACTCCTCTGGCCTTCCTGGCCCTCCCACAGCTGCTGTGGCGGGACACACTGGACCCTTGCGGCACTCCATGCGAGGGCCTTTACATCTCTCTGGCTTTTAAGCTCCTGATCCTCCTCATCTCCACCTGGGCGCTGTTCCTCCGTCCGCCCAGAGCCACTCTGCCGCGCTTCTTCATCTTCCGCTGTCTGCTGCTGGCGCTGGTCTTCCTGTTCGTGGCGTCCTACTGGCTCTTCTATGGGGTGCGGGTGCTGGAGCCCAGAGAGACGGACTACAGGGGGATTGTGGGATACGCGGCGTCTCTGGTGGATGCGCTGCTGTTCATCCAGTACCTGGCCCTGGTGCTGCTGGAGGTCAGACACCTGCAGCCTGCTTTCTGTCTCAAGGTTGTGAGGACCACAGATGGAGCCAGCCACTTCTACAATGTGGGACATCTCAG TATTCAGCGGGCGGCTGTGTGGGTGCTGGAGCAGTACTACAGCGACTTTCCGGTCTATAACCCCGCCCTGCTCAACCTGCCAAAGTCCATCCTCACCAAGAAGATGTCTGCCTTTAAGGTCTACAATCTAGGAGAAG agaACAGCACCAATAACTCCACGGGGCAGTCCAGAGCCATGATCGCAGCCACGGCTCGGAGAAGAGACAACTCCCACAACGAGTACTActatgaggaggcagagatggagcGGAGGGTCCGCAAACGCAAAGCCAG GCTGCTGGTGTCAGTAGAAGAGGCTTTCACCCACATCAAACGTCAACAGGAAGAAGAGGCGGCCGCGTCCTCGCCCAAACACCCACGGGAGGTGATGGACCCCAGGGAGGCAGCTCAGGCCATCTTCGCTCCCATGGCGCGAGCCATGCAGAAGTACCTCCGTGCCACCAGGCAGCAGTCCTACCACAGCATGGAGAGCATCATCAACCACCTGCAGTTCTGCATCACGCACAACATGACCCCCAAG GCTTTCCTCGAGCGCTACCTCAGCCCAGGTCCCACCCTCCAGTACCTGGACAACGGTAGGGGGCGCCAATGGACACTGGTGAGCGAGGAGCCAGTCACAGCCTCTCTGCGTGAAGGCCAGGTCTTCACTCTGAAACGCCTGGACTTCTCCCTGGTCGCCACAGTGACGCCCCTTCCCTTTCTACGTCTGGGCGAGGAGTTCATTGACCCCAAAAGCCACAAGTTTGTCATGAAGTTGCAGTCAGAAACGTCTGTGTAG